The DNA window GCATTTTTTCATTCCGGCCATGGGCGCCACGATGTTGAACGTGGTGATGATTTCGGCGGTCGTGTTTCTGGCGCCGCACTTCGGCACGGAACTGCGGGAAAAGGTGTTCGCGCTGGCCATCGGCGTGCTGTTCGCCGGCGTGGCGCAGGCGGGGTTTCAACTGCCCAGCCTGCGGCGGGAAGGCTTTCGCTTCCGGTGGGTTTCGCCATTCGGAGATCCCACTGTGCGTCACGTCATCGAACGCATGATCCCCGGCACCATCGGCATGGCGTCGTATCAGATCAACGTCCTGCTGACGCAAAGTCTCGCCTTTTGGGTGGGGGCGAGCATCGTGGCGTCGTTCCAGTATTCGGTCCGGTTGATGGAACTGCCCCAGGGCCTGTTTGGCATTTCGCTGGCCACATATCTGTTGCCGACGTTGACCGGGCTGGCCGCGGAAAAGAAATATGACGACTTCCGCGCCACGTTGCGGCAGGGCGTGTCGCACCTGTTGTTCCTGAATCTGCTGGCGTCCGTGTTGCTGGTCACATTGTCCGAACCGATCATCCGGGTCATTTACGAACGCGGCCGTTTCGCGGCCGATGGCTCCACCGATGCGGTGGCCTTTGCGCTCGCGTGTCTGGCGCCCGGCCTCGTCATGTTTTCCACGGTGAACGTGCTGGCCCGCGCGTTCTATGCCTTGGGCGACACGCGGACGCCGATGCTGGTCAGCGTGTTTTGCCTCGTGCTGAACCTGGTGTTCACGGTGGTGCTGCTCATTCTGTTCAAACCCGGCTACAAGCAGGGCGGGTTGGGCGTGGCCAACACGTTGAGCGCGCTCTTCAACGCCGGTTTGCTCGCGTATGCCCTGCGACGGAAACTCCGGCGCCTGGGCTGGCATGAACTGCGGCAGGCCTTGAACCCGCTGCTGGCGGCGGGCGTGGTGGCGGGATTGGTGGCCTGGTTTGGCGGTCGGTTTTGGGAAAGCCATCTCGGGCATGGCAACCTCGCATTGAAAATTGGCGCGGTCTTTGCCCCTGCTTCCGTCGCCGCGCTGGCCTACTGGGCCGTGGCTTGGTGGCTGAGGGTGCCCTCCGCGGGCGAAATCGGAAAACTGCTGACCGGCTGGCGGCGCCGGGTGGGTTGAGGTTTGCTCGACGGGCCGCCGCCGGGTGATGGACGGGAGCAATTGCGGGCCGTCCGCGTCGAACGGCCGTTTTCACCGTTCCCGAACCCGCCCGGTTGCCTTGACACAAGGGGCTTCATTGTTATTCTCCGGCGCTCCGCTCGCGGCGGTGGGTCCGGGTCAAACTGACTCTGGGCCGGGTTCGCGGCGGGAATTGATTTTTTGCCAAGCTATGAAACGCCAATACCAACCGTCGAAAATTCGCCGCAAGCGCCAGCATGGTTTCCGCGCGCGCAACAAGACCAAGCGCGGCGCTGCCACCATTGCGCGCCGTCGTCGTGCCGGGCGCAAGCGCCTGACGCCGGTTTGAGGCCATGACGGGCCCGGCTCAGCGCCTGCGCTTTGGGCGCGGGATGCACATCAAGCACGGCCGGGATTTTGCCCGGGTGCGGGAGCAGGGCGGGCGGCTGGCCAGCGGTTGTCTGGTGGCCAACTGGTTGCGGTTGCCGGCGGGGTCCGCCTCGCGGCTGGGCGTGGTGGCCGGCAGCAAAATTGGGGGAGCCGTCCTGCGGAGCCGGGTTAAACGTCTCCTACGCGAATCGTTTCGCCTCCACCAACTTGAACTCGCCGGGCCCGTGGATTTGGTGTTGGTTGCGCGGCCGTCCATTGCGCGCGGGGATTTTGTCACGGTGGAACGGGATTTTTTGGCGGCGTTGCGCAAGGCCGGTTTGCTGAAGGCGCCGGCGGCAAGCGAATGAATCCACTGCAGCACACGCTGATTTTTTTGGGCCGGCTTTATCGCTGGACGTTGTCCCCGTTGAAGACCGCCTTGTTTGGTCCGACGGGGCGTTGCCGTTTTGAACCCAGCTGCTCCGCGTATGCCATCGAGGCGGTGCGGGTCCACGGCGCGCTGGCCGGCAGCTGGCTGGCGTTGAAACGGATCGGGCGCTGTCATCCCTGGGGTGGCTGTGGTCACGATCCTGTACCGCCCCGGCGGCCGGGGGCGACCGCGCCCAAACTGGCCTCGTCGCCGGGCGATTGCGGCTGTTAAAATTCATGGATCGCAAAGCAATCATCGTTGTCAGCGCGTCACTAGGCTTCATCTTGCTGTGGAGCGTGGTCATCGTTCCGAAGTTTCTCACCAAGCCGTTGCCCCCCGGTGCGATTCCCGCGGCCACCGCGAGTTCCAACAACCTTGCCGCAACCGCGGCCACCAATGTGTCCACCGAGCCGGCGCTGGCGGCGTCAACCAACGCCGTGGCGCCTTTTGTGACGCCGGCCGC is part of the Verrucomicrobiia bacterium genome and encodes:
- the yidD gene encoding membrane protein insertion efficiency factor YidD, with translation MNPLQHTLIFLGRLYRWTLSPLKTALFGPTGRCRFEPSCSAYAIEAVRVHGALAGSWLALKRIGRCHPWGGCGHDPVPPRRPGATAPKLASSPGDCGC
- the rnpA gene encoding ribonuclease P protein component, with product MTGPAQRLRFGRGMHIKHGRDFARVREQGGRLASGCLVANWLRLPAGSASRLGVVAGSKIGGAVLRSRVKRLLRESFRLHQLELAGPVDLVLVARPSIARGDFVTVERDFLAALRKAGLLKAPAASE
- the rpmH gene encoding 50S ribosomal protein L34; amino-acid sequence: MKRQYQPSKIRRKRQHGFRARNKTKRGAATIARRRRAGRKRLTPV
- the murJ gene encoding murein biosynthesis integral membrane protein MurJ yields the protein MSQMLKSSGAMAVATLTSRLLGMVREMVYSWFMGSGEVAGAFMLAFTIPNLFRRLLGEGALTAAFIPIFKEKERTAGEAEMWRAANVTISALILAATVIIALAMIGLSVALHWGHFSAATTLMLHLLRWMFPYMLLVCLAAVFMGMLNARGHFFIPAMGATMLNVVMISAVVFLAPHFGTELREKVFALAIGVLFAGVAQAGFQLPSLRREGFRFRWVSPFGDPTVRHVIERMIPGTIGMASYQINVLLTQSLAFWVGASIVASFQYSVRLMELPQGLFGISLATYLLPTLTGLAAEKKYDDFRATLRQGVSHLLFLNLLASVLLVTLSEPIIRVIYERGRFAADGSTDAVAFALACLAPGLVMFSTVNVLARAFYALGDTRTPMLVSVFCLVLNLVFTVVLLILFKPGYKQGGLGVANTLSALFNAGLLAYALRRKLRRLGWHELRQALNPLLAAGVVAGLVAWFGGRFWESHLGHGNLALKIGAVFAPASVAALAYWAVAWWLRVPSAGEIGKLLTGWRRRVG